The genomic window TTTATGTCTTGCAAAGGtaaaacatcagagagagagagagtagtgaAAGCTGATATAAGTCTGATGTTTGGGTATAAAAACAGccaggggagggagggggcacCTCTATTACACTTCAGAAAACTCTTCAGACGCACAAGTTCTTCTCTTATGAAACACTCAGTGTCCTTTTTTATCATTAATTGCAGccttttttaaagtcataatacataaaacatgttaattaTTCAGTTCAACGACCAGGGTGAACCTTAAATTGAGTACCAATAAACAAGTTTGGGAAAAGAGAGCccttcatttctctcttttaagAAAAGTACTTTGACTGTTCCTAATTGAAGATCTACAAGCGTGCAGTAAGTTCAGAATCTTCTtcattaattaaacatttaatatcataCAAGTGAAGCTTCTCAGAGGCCAACAGTAAAACCCTGCAATGTCATTGCAGTGGCTTCCTTGTGTCACTCTGCAGAACTATGAATGCAGGTATAAAGGAGTGTGTGCATTCTCCaggaaacattgtttttaaagtttagaaAAGGGGagacatcaacaaaaaaaaaaatcatccagcTTAAGAAGACAGGGACCTCATTATGACTCCCGCAGGCTGCACGGACTTCTTTACCTTGTTCTCTTTGTTGCCGTCTTTACACAGAGCCTCCTCCTCTGCCACTGTCTGACGCAGCGTGCcaagacagggagagagggaggggggggaagcaagagagaggagagcagaacAAGTACAGCGTTAAAGTTGAAGGAAAGAGCATGAAGGGCAGGAGTGAGagtagagaggaggagggagggatgtgAAGTGAGGACGTGAGTAAATGAAAAAGAATGATGCCAGAGGACAGGTGTAACCAGACGTTGGGATGAAAGCAGGATTTCAAGTATAGAtaggaactttattaatcccttgggaAGGTTCCCTCAGGAAATATAAGGCAGGGTAAGAAGGCATATGACGGGAGAtttgtaagaagaaaaaaattattaataagggaggaagaaaaaaaaacatcattgagggatggaaaagagaggacagaaaaacagatgGTTTTCTGGCAAGACACTAAAAAGCAGGAACAAAAGGCAGCCATGACAATGACATACAGTttacacaaaaaacaagcaaatttGAGCAGCATTACAAGTTCCAATATATAACACTGCTTTCATTGtttaaatttatatttatagtgTTTGtggaaaggaaacaaatcaagCTTTTCCAGTTCATCTTCTTCATGGAAACTCAAACGTTAcctcttttaattttttttccagtaaTAATCAAGTCGTCAGGAACAGTAACTAACCAGCGTATCATTGagataattaaaaaatgactgCACTGGTTACAGctatgcaaaataatggaatgaGTGCAAAGTTCTGGATTGAAAATGATCCCTTTAACTGGTTCAATGAagcttaaaaaacacagaagcacAAGGCAAACCTGTACATTTTACTTTCCTAAACAGTAAATGTCTCAATTGTTCACCTTTGAAAACGTATTGCAtgtcacaaactgaaagttcacAGAGCATCGATTTACTCACTGGAAGCTGTGCTGCATTCGGACTGGGCGGCCGTGCTGATGATCCAGCCTCCTCACTGGCTGTTGTGCCGTCTTTAAAAGTCTTCTTGCTGGCCAGCATCTTGGCCTGCTGGGCCTTAGCTGCCTGGGTGTTCACTGATTGGAGGAGCTgaaatcacaaataaaaaaaaaacaaaaaacaaccagaATCAGTTaacctgcattgttgtgttttgggTCCTTTACCATGCTGCAATCTGAGCTGAAACATATCCAGTGTCCATAAGTTACATCACCTTGGTGATGGTGCCCACAGCTTTGGTGCGTCCTTCCCTGAACACCAGTTTCTGGTCACAGTGAAGGTACTCGGGGGTCTTGATGAAGCGGAAGTGGACTGAGGCTTTGTCTCCTGTCCGTAAACAGTCTTTGTTCATGGTCAGGATGGTGGCTGTCTGCCTGATGCTGCCACAGTGGActggtgtggaaaaaaaaaagagtgacacAGTTACTCTTTGTAAGCAAAGTCCACACCAAAACCTTTACATCcttaaacacatttctgttcaaAGACACTAAAACACAACCACTATGCTTTAAAACTGAAGAAGGGCCAGCAGTGTTTCCAAAGATCTCCATGTTTGGAAGCTAGGCATGAAGGTGGCAAACACAAAGCATTTACAACATAATGAAATACTAAGTGTTGGTTTAGCATGAGCTACGTAAGCTGGAGTCTCCACTGTCCCCACTTACCCATGGCCTGGTATCTTGGGGATATCGTGGTGGGGTGGTGTAGCACCAAAATCTCTGCCTCAAACTCCCAGGTGGCCTGGGGCATCAACTTCGGAGAAACCATCACCATGCCTTTCCTTATCGATGATCGTTTGATCTGACAagtggagagaagagaagaagaaaaacgagGTGAGGAACAGAAGTGAGGTGTTGAGATTTGGAAGAACAGTGAAGCCAAaccagaaacagagacagaactCTACCTGCACCCACACTTTGGGATTTGCATAAATTATGAAACTTATTAAGAGAGTTATAGAAGAAAAATCATATGCACATCACATCCCTGAATAATTAAACTTTTCAGAAGTTTATACAAACTTTGTTAGTAGTCTTGTAACTGTTAAAGTACCTACAATATGAAAACAGTCATTTATTGTGTAGTCCAAACCTTTTTGAGGGCAAAAGATGCCGTCTGTCCACCGCGGACCTCTTTAACAGGCATCCTCTTGCGGTGGATGGATTTGACGGCGATGGGGATGAAGGTGCCCAGCGGGTCGGGGCCTAAGAGCAGCGTGTCGTTGAGTCGTATCATTCCTCGTAACGTAGTTCCTGAAACTACTGTGCCAACGCCCTGCCAAGAGAAGGTTAACAGTTGTAGCCTTATCTGAATCTGTTAGCGTGAATCCTCTGTTTGTGAAGTTTTGTACAAACTATATCAATTTGATAATGTTCTACTGAAGAGTATGAGCAGCTGTAGCTATGAAACCTCAAAACCTGTCAAGACATTTcacacaaatgtccttttatGTTCAGAAACAAATACTTTCTTAAATTGTATTTCTACCACAGTGACTTTCACTCAAGCAGCTTCATCAGCGCCTCCATTGTTACTTCATTTtattgtgatgtcatttctGGACAATCCTTAATAGCTGTCTTAATAATCTGTACAACCTTATCAACGTTATGCTAAGAGAATTAAGGTGATTGAGCCCATAATAAACGACGGGAATACTGAAATTGTGctataaaaaacagatttaaacacTTGACatgttatttttcaaaatattcGTATTGATCGAGACATTACTGCATGTAAAAAATATCTATTTATCCATGAGGTGGTTCAATTTGATTAATGAATTCATTTCTCATGCTAATGTTGTAAAAATCAATTAAGAGGTGTTTGATAGTCTCACTGGAATAGAAATACagttcttgtattttttttacattaagttGAAACGATTTATTTATATCTTCAAATGCTTCATGAACTAAAATCTGGACTACTAAAGGTTATTTAAGTGTTCTAACTTATCGATACCTGCCATTAATGTTGTTGTCACTTTTAATGCAGTGACATCAACAAACCTAAATTGCGAAGACAGACGGCTTGAGCTGAAATGTCCTGTCAATATCATTTTACATTCAAAGTCAAACTCAGCTCTCCAATGAACACTGAATGCATGCTCTAAATAAGAagcctttaatgtgtttttggaaaagtacagaaaatgcttgtttttataTTCTGCTCTTTAGTTCAAGAAATGACAGTCTGGCTGTGGACACCAGGGAACTGTCTTTAATGTGGCTTTACATAAAGGCTGTTGacagaacagattcagttcagtgtttatctAAAAGACATTTTCACATGCCACAGTGCTCCAAGAGACACGCTGGCATTAGTGTCTGTGTAacctgcagctgcagagagagactcTGCTGTCGTCTTCCCTCAGGACCACTGTCAGCCATTCTGTTTGGTGCAAAGGCTCCTGTTGGTAAACACTTATTTGTgttgaaaaggaaaagagaggaacCAGAAGAGAGAAGAGTAACTGAGCTGGTGAGTTTTATTTCATACCGGTACTGAGTATGTGTCGTCTATCTGAAACTCAGCAGGCTCGTCGTTGCTGAAGTTTGTCCTCGAGGAGAGGAGGTTGAGGAACATCTTCAGCAGGTCCATGTTCTCCCCCGTCACGTTGGAGATCTGAAAGATTGGACACATCCTGCAGAGCGAGAGGGAgtcagaggagaagaggaaagcaacgctttttaaaatgaccttggcaaagtttaaaaaaaaaaaaaaataaataaattgtgtgAAATATCAGCTTGGGATCAAAGCATAAATGTCAACAAGCATCTGCTCTGCTTGTTCAAGGACACATGAGAAATGTCTTTAGCTGTTTTAGTTGCAGCAGCACTGAAATCGGACTTCTGGAATCTAATATTTCCTACAAGGAATGGTAAACCAGCACACACTTACACTacaatatttgaaaatgttcttaaaacatttagtgcaaataaaaaaaggatacGATCCAGCAGTAAACCAAGACACTAAAGGccatatttcaacattttgctGTTAAGATTTTTCATTGGAAGAGCTTGTTTCATTTTCCGTTATCATCAGAAACCCTTTGTTGTTCAGCTCATTTAGTGAAAACTGCATTTCTTTAATATTGTTAATGTGAAATCTCCGAATGGATATTTCAACATAAGCTGCACAACATGTTCTGCCTGATCTCAAACAGGGTCAAAAAGTCTGGACGCAGCTAAccttacatttacacatctttaaaatcattccattttaattcaaatgtttttgcaaCATATTCATGTTTGAGAATCACAGCAGTGGAACAGTAAAGTATAAGCCCCTCGATTTGTATATATTTGTCTTGCTATGAAACTAATGACCCCAACCACAGaacctgtttttataaagaaatactaattttctttttccccctcatcTTCCtgcttttctgttgttgtttcttctttgtcattttaattcGTAGTCCTCTCCCTCTTTGCTCAGGtaatttcagtctgtgtgtttacctttCTGAGCTGAAGTTGGAGGCCGTGACGATGACATCATCCTTGTTCTGGACCAACACAGGGATTTTCCTGCAGCCCGGTGACTTCAATAACCTCTGTAACAATTTGAGCGTCTCTGtagacataaaacacacacacaaagttcaaTAACATGactctttctaaaaaaaaattgaaagaaCACACAAACTTAGAGCCTGTCACAGAGTCTGGGAAAACATACTGCTGATGAAAAAACTGTagaaatatttaactttaactttctTCCCAAAGAACACGATGTGAGGAGTATAATATGGAAACTGTAGAAAATACCAGGTCTTTGTTAgaaatgtcttttatttcttaCCTCGCAAATAAGATTTATTAATATTTGAGAAAGAAGATATCTTGTTTTCTAAACTGTTCGCACTTGCTTCGTTATTTTGCTCTCTTAAGTATTTGCTGTTGATGCATTTCAGCACTTCCTTTGTTCCACATTAAATGAAAACGTTCCAGCAGTTTGTGGCTATAAATCTTGACCGACCATTAGGAGAGTTTTGTACTTATTaaagaacagaaaagtacagcACAACATAATGTCTGAATGAAGGGATTTAAAGAGTAGCTTATCTCACTCTGTCAGATGCAAAAGCAGTAATGCTCATTATGAGATATGCAGCTCTCCTCTAATAGGCCCATGAGCTCTATCAGCACAATAGTAACACATCTGTTTACCTTGTAGGATGTTGGCTGGACACATGTCTATCTTTGTAACCACAACAAACACCGGCACATTGAGAGCCAGTGCCAGACCCAGATGCTCTTTGGTCATGCCAACGATGCCAGCGTTACTGCCAACCTAAGACGGAAAAAGAAGGTTTCATCATTTCTTCTTGCATAACCTGGACTTGAAGAAGgaccaaacaacaaaagaaagtgCAACATAACATTTCCAagcccctcctctccctctctctctctctctcaccatgAGCATGCAGAAATCCGGCAGGTGTCCCGTCATGCCGAAGACGGTGGTCTTGAGGTACTTCTCGTGGCCAGCCAGGTCAATGAAGGTTATGACTTTAGAGGATTTCTCACAGATCTTCGTCCAGTCTAGACCGCCGCCGTGACTGTCTGGCTTGTTCACAACCTACAGGAACAGAAGTGGAGAGATGGAAAATATCTTACATAGTTTGTGAGATAaatcaaaaatagaaaaaaattctaatacaaaaaaaaacaacagattttcccaacaatatttttaaagaaaaacctGACCCCTCTCTCACCTATAACCCACAGAACATGTTCAGACATGTACTAGTCCCACTTACGCGGTGGGTAGAGAGCATTGGTGGATCGTCCGCTAGTTTAATAACCTTTACTGGTGATCCCATAAGCATAGACAATGAATAATTCAAAACGATCAGCAAATATACATGGGTGGCCCGTCTAGGTAAAGTCTATGTGGGAAACAATGTCAATGATCATTTAAGTCTTGTGTGTTAAACTTTCAGGTCAGAAAATCCAGAACTCCGAATAAATCCAGAAGAATCATATCCGTGTTGCTTTTCGTAGAGCTTACCTGTCCCTCCTGGTCAAAACCGAGGATATCATTGCCCACACTGCTGGTCCTGCCGCTCTCCATctcatgtttgtgtctgaagAGCTTCTGGCGAGCAAAGCCTCTGCCATTGTCAAGCTCTCCATGGGTCAAAACCCCCAGCAGAGTACTCTTGCCTGCGTCCACGTTCCCTACCACCGCCACTCTGGAAAAAAAGATAGATGAGAAAGTACTTAATCTTTTCAGTTAGATCatttaaaactctttaaaacaagacaaacgtccatgaaagttttggaactGTCAAAGATTCTAATGTATACTTACTAATAATATTGCATTAGtggaaatgaacatgtttactgACAAAAAATGTATGTGCCTTTTTAAAGAGAGACTTGATGGGTTTTAACACGCTCATGTTGTATGTAGGGTTTCCACcttccaagcagaaaaataaaggacaccCCGCAGCGGGGTGTAACTCAGTCAGGGCCTGAGCACCACTGGCCCAACAGTGGGGTGGGGAACCAGTTGTggtgaatcatgatttaaaacattgttttaatgaagtattaagagtcatacttaaagttttaagtgctttattaaCACTTTTGTTCCCTAAATAATTTACAAATGCAAAATTTCAGTGTGAAGGCAGATACAGTAATGtatgcacaatgaaatgcaGCTAACAGGACTTCAGCAGATTACTACTTACTGCTTACTACTAGCTAGGCCTATGTAATTTACAActtttgacactgctgtaacatagaggggagcagtaagatgacagattttttattaaacaaacagtACAAATTGAatagtatttttattcatttattgtccttctgtctgttgtttttgttgttttctcatgaaatcatgaatgatactattaatacagttttgaactattttcttattgtatcaATTAAGTGTCTACTGTCAATAtattgatgttgtattgatgatatctCGCCCAGGCCATACTGTGAATTCAGATTTCGCTCAAATAAATGtcatcttcttgttttatgTACTGAAAAATATTCACACCATCCAAACTATACTGGAATAACCTATCTATAAACATTGGAGAAAATATAttaagtaggcctacaatagtttcctttacattatattcattttcactgacactgtcaagccaggcattactttctactcacgtctgtatttctgcatccgTTTACGTTTCAATGGTGCGGGTATCAGAGGcagctgcagacatgtttccttctgactcctatgactttctctcacccaaTCACTTAAGAGCTTTCATTGCTCAtgccaaaaaagaaccaaacaaaccaaGAGTTCAAGGCATCTTGGAAATACGGAACTAACGGCGTCCCGTGTTGATTCAAAACGGGACGcaatatcaaagtgtaaaatacgGGACGATTCCGTATTTTAAGGGACGGGTGGCATATGTGACCAGGCTGTAAAACAACACGTTATGAGAGGAAAAACCAAGTAAGCTTTAGCTGACTGTTACAGCTGCAGCCTCACCCACTCTCCTGTGTCTGTGACTGACCTGTCTTTTGgagtgtctgtatgtgtgtgtgtgtgtgtgtgtgtgtgtgtgtgttggttgatAAATACTTATGGACGGCTGATACCATTCACCCGAGCTGCCTGCTGGCGAAGCCAGATTGGTGAGCAGCAACTAACCAGTCAGAGAAGAGCACCTGCCGACACACTCAAAGAAGCTTGGCCAGCTGTACAGTCAGCGCGcagctttatttgttttcagcaCGTCGATGTGGCTCTCGTTGTCCTTTATGACTATTTGTAAATGTTCTTGTACGTGGAGAGCTTTAATTTAATGAACATAGTTTATTGAATTATTATGTTCCACTAAAGATTAATTCATTAAGGATTCTGTTATTTTATTCCAGTAGCATATTATGCCTGCACAACACGTAACATAAAACAATTGCTCTGATATATACACTAGCACTTTGATGCACACAAGAGTCAAACTGTATATTACCATACAAGAAGGTTTTGTTGACAGTGTTGGATAAAATGATACTTATAGAAGAGTAAGACAAaatgtggatttgttttttaattgtgaaaaaacaaaaggtttttAGACTGATGGGGATcagcctgtgaaggctgtttcatcatgagccggggatccggccgaagatttctgccttttaataaggcagttttttcttaccactgtaacttttgctgcttttctaaagtgctcatgatggatagaccgggtctttgtaatatagcaataagtaaggtcttttacctgctttttgtaaagtgtctcgagataacacttgttatgagttgacgctattcaaataaagattgattgattgattgattgattgattgatcagtGGTCCAGTACAACCACAGTCACCACACAGGCCAAGCTCATTGGCACCTTAACGGGAGCTAATTGAGTATTTATTTCCCTTGCCTGAACCTTTTGTATAAACGTTACCTGACTTCCAGGAAATCCTGCTCCCCCACACGCCTGCGGATGAGGTAGTCGCGAAGCTTTCCCCCAGTGTCTGTTCTCTCCCTCAGAAGTATAAGGTCAGCCTCGATTTGTTCACAGAGCGACCTCACTGTGGCGACTGATGCCTCCATGTCCTTTTCATCCAGACCATAGTCACCTCCatctacagagagagacaaaagaggGGGATAAAGGGGGAGGCAAAACAAGGCCAAGGAAGGAAGGAGTGATTTGTATTTGAATGCTAATTGTGTGTAATtcagtttttcttgttttattcactGCAGGCTATGAAGCAAATTATTGCCCCATCGGGGATAATAAAGTTTAAGTTGAAGTAAATATTAACGTACGAAGCCTGAGCTCCGGAGGCTGCCCCGCCATATTGGAAATCCTGTCCCAGCCTAACTTTCAGCCAACCTAATGacaagctgagagctgaagctgaggcgggatttaagcctcttgacgaacagtgacatcgcgcccacctgtcaataaTGTCAAACATGCGcataactatggataacacgtatcattTTCTAAATCAAGACAGAgccattaaaaaagaaaaatcccccCCGAACAATTTGTGCCCacaactaatcagacctatttatttttgtaccaggctgtaaacagggttatttatgctttaaaaaaggctttttgccagccatgtgtatgtgactttcggtgttcctggagccagcctcaagcggacactcgaggaactgcaagATTTTTCACTTCCCTGTAGCTTCATTTTTCTAAGACCGGAGGTTGGCGGGAAGGAGCACTATAACATTACACATCTGATAATGTATGCTCTGATCGAGAGTGCTTTACAGAACAATGTGGATGTCCAAACACCACccacaaatacacaaaagtTGTCTTTTAACTGAAGGACATTTAGACTAGTTCAAAACTTGCCGTCAATTCCTGCTTTGATAAAGA from Labrus bergylta chromosome 1, fLabBer1.1, whole genome shotgun sequence includes these protein-coding regions:
- the gtpbp1l gene encoding GTP binding protein 1, like isoform X2 yields the protein MASLSATEAALCPAAESIVPACMFAPDQGCADDPSGEEGFEDGEGTNGESADYLNLCSKIVLVSPTGEQYDSLLRHLRELIDEGCGETIYVVGMGSDGGDYGLDEKDMEASVATVRSLCEQIEADLILLRERTDTGGKLRDYLIRRRVGEQDFLEVRVAVVGNVDAGKSTLLGVLTHGELDNGRGFARQKLFRHKHEMESGRTSSVGNDILGFDQEGQVVNKPDSHGGGLDWTKICEKSSKVITFIDLAGHEKYLKTTVFGMTGHLPDFCMLMVGSNAGIVGMTKEHLGLALALNVPVFVVVTKIDMCPANILQETLKLLQRLLKSPGCRKIPVLVQNKDDVIVTASNFSSERMCPIFQISNVTGENMDLLKMFLNLLSSRTNFSNDEPAEFQIDDTYSVPGVGTVVSGTTLRGMIRLNDTLLLGPDPLGTFIPIAVKSIHRKRMPVKEVRGGQTASFALKKIKRSSIRKGMVMVSPKLMPQATWEFEAEILVLHHPTTISPRYQAMVHCGSIRQTATILTMNKDCLRTGDKASVHFRFIKTPEYLHCDQKLVFREGRTKAVGTITKLLQSVNTQAAKAQQAKMLASKKTFKDGTTASEEAGSSARPPSPNAAQLPLKSGGGGRRRGGQRHRGKGLNAATISTAVPAGTAGTA
- the gtpbp1l gene encoding GTP binding protein 1, like isoform X1, with product MASLSATEAALCPAAESIVPACMFAPDQGCADDPSGEEGFEDGEGTNGESADYLNLCSKIVLVSPTGEQYDSLLRHLRELIDEGCGETIYVVGMGSDGGDYGLDEKDMEASVATVRSLCEQIEADLILLRERTDTGGKLRDYLIRRRVGEQDFLEVRVAVVGNVDAGKSTLLGVLTHGELDNGRGFARQKLFRHKHEMESGRTSSVGNDILGFDQEGQVVNKPDSHGGGLDWTKICEKSSKVITFIDLAGHEKYLKTTVFGMTGHLPDFCMLMVGSNAGIVGMTKEHLGLALALNVPVFVVVTKIDMCPANILQETLKLLQRLLKSPGCRKIPVLVQNKDDVIVTASNFSSERMCPIFQISNVTGENMDLLKMFLNLLSSRTNFSNDEPAEFQIDDTYSVPGVGTVVSGTTLRGMIRLNDTLLLGPDPLGTFIPIAVKSIHRKRMPVKEVRGGQTASFALKKIKRSSIRKGMVMVSPKLMPQATWEFEAEILVLHHPTTISPRYQAMVHCGSIRQTATILTMNKDCLRTGDKASVHFRFIKTPEYLHCDQKLVFREGRTKAVGTITKLLQSVNTQAAKAQQAKMLASKKTFKDGTTASEEAGSSARPPSPNAAQLPTVAEEEALCKDGNKENKLKSGGGGRRRGGQRHRGKGLNAATISTAVPAGTAGTA